From a single Adhaeribacter swui genomic region:
- a CDS encoding OmpA family protein — MKFKFKFIVFALILLALASKPVIAQKITLKEADALFKRFQYALALPAYQQLLKNQKPTLYLTRQIAECYRQLNQAKETEIWYNRVLQFPDAAPEALKYAADAARKNSHYEKAKQQYLQYGQRVPDQAGLANQLAAICDSAQLWLAQPQPYELQKPKGINSTNADFSPVIFQNNLVFTSDRPFGTSKKKNTSGWTGKPFPKLYLSIKKNDGQYEAPVPFDKNINNKYHNGSATFSPDSQTMYFTRIDQQKGGAVKTNTDPFSWVKFEANEDTYINRLEIFVSRKTNQGWSEPEPFPYNNPEVYSVGHPALSPDGETLYFVSDMPGGFGQTDIYYCTRQAGNRWSKPVNAGKVINTSGKESFPVVSPTGKLYFASEGHPGMGGLDIFEAEGAKANWKNLKNLKFPLNSPADDFGITFDETSEGGFLVSNRNSAEGTDDIYAFKLVQTRCTLAGKVVEHIPGTKGTFTDKPVTQVLIRFYAAGDTTALTTYSDAQGNFTFPVKSGATYTIKASKQGYLLNSTEITPTCGGEVEVFPVSIVLNRNALNNTIVLENIYYDFDKFDIRPEAMPELDKLVRILQDNPTIRIELGSHTDSRQTAAYNQRLSQLRAEAAVNYIISRGIAPERLIAKGYGETQLLNDCKDGVTCSELEHQINRRTVVRILSQ, encoded by the coding sequence ATGAAGTTTAAGTTCAAATTTATTGTTTTTGCTCTTATCCTGCTGGCTTTGGCCAGCAAACCCGTGATAGCGCAAAAAATAACTTTGAAAGAAGCCGATGCTTTATTTAAGCGTTTTCAGTACGCCTTGGCTTTGCCCGCCTACCAGCAATTATTAAAAAATCAAAAACCAACTTTATACCTAACCCGGCAAATTGCCGAATGTTACCGCCAATTAAATCAGGCCAAAGAAACCGAGATCTGGTATAACCGGGTGCTGCAATTTCCGGATGCTGCCCCGGAAGCTTTAAAATACGCCGCCGATGCCGCCCGGAAAAACAGCCATTACGAAAAAGCTAAGCAGCAATACCTCCAATACGGGCAGCGCGTGCCGGATCAGGCTGGGCTTGCCAACCAATTGGCCGCTATCTGCGACAGTGCCCAGCTATGGCTGGCGCAACCGCAACCCTATGAGCTGCAAAAGCCCAAAGGCATTAACTCTACCAATGCCGATTTTAGCCCAGTTATTTTTCAAAACAATCTGGTATTTACTTCCGACCGGCCGTTTGGTACCAGTAAAAAGAAAAATACTTCCGGCTGGACGGGCAAACCGTTTCCGAAGCTTTACCTGTCCATTAAAAAAAACGACGGGCAGTACGAAGCGCCAGTGCCTTTCGATAAAAATATTAATAACAAATACCACAATGGTTCGGCTACGTTTTCGCCGGATAGCCAAACCATGTATTTCACCCGCATTGATCAGCAAAAAGGGGGCGCCGTAAAAACCAACACCGACCCGTTTAGCTGGGTAAAGTTTGAAGCCAATGAAGATACGTATATAAACCGCTTAGAAATTTTTGTTTCCCGGAAAACTAATCAAGGTTGGAGCGAGCCGGAACCTTTTCCTTATAATAATCCGGAAGTTTATTCGGTGGGGCACCCGGCGCTTTCGCCGGATGGCGAAACGCTTTATTTTGTTTCGGATATGCCGGGAGGATTTGGCCAGACGGATATTTATTATTGCACGCGCCAGGCTGGTAATAGGTGGAGCAAGCCGGTAAATGCCGGTAAAGTAATTAACACCAGCGGCAAAGAATCTTTTCCGGTAGTTAGCCCCACGGGCAAATTATACTTTGCGTCTGAAGGGCACCCGGGCATGGGTGGGCTGGATATTTTTGAGGCCGAAGGAGCAAAGGCAAATTGGAAAAATTTAAAAAATTTAAAATTTCCGTTAAACTCACCCGCCGATGATTTTGGAATAACTTTCGACGAAACCAGTGAAGGCGGCTTTCTAGTTTCGAACCGCAACAGCGCCGAGGGTACCGACGATATTTACGCTTTTAAACTGGTTCAAACGCGGTGTACTTTGGCTGGCAAGGTAGTAGAACACATTCCGGGAACTAAAGGAACCTTTACTGATAAACCAGTAACTCAGGTTTTAATCCGGTTTTATGCTGCCGGCGACACTACTGCATTAACTACCTATTCCGATGCGCAGGGTAATTTCACGTTCCCGGTTAAATCCGGCGCTACCTACACCATTAAAGCAAGTAAACAAGGTTATCTGCTTAACTCCACTGAAATTACTCCCACATGTGGCGGCGAAGTAGAGGTATTTCCGGTAAGTATTGTTTTAAACCGGAATGCGCTGAATAATACCATTGTGCTCGAAAATATTTATTACGATTTCGATAAATTTGATATTCGCCCCGAGGCTATGCCGGAATTAGATAAACTCGTCCGGATTTTACAAGATAATCCTACTATCCGGATTGAATTAGGTTCGCACACCGATAGTCGCCAGACCGCAGCTTACAACCAAAGATTATCGCAGTTACGAGCCGAAGCAGCGGTTAATTATATCATCTCGCGGGGCATTGCCCCCGAGCGGTTAATTGCGAAAGGCTACGGCGAAACCCAGTTGCTGAACGATTGCAAAGATGGGGTTACTT
- a CDS encoding PorP/SprF family type IX secretion system membrane protein, whose amino-acid sequence MRLVQNTGYMQKVLLVIMGALLSLNGWAQQNAQYTQYIFNGLGINPAYAGSKGIINVNGIYRTQWVGLEGAPTTQTISVDGAIAKQKIGLGLLIINDRIGAQGQKSVLTNTAFRINVAENARLALGIAAGISQYYTDGTLLNTNNPTYDPTIPTTKISTLLPDTKAGLFFNTERLYVGLSASNLINFKNKFVATPARHFYLTSGYIIPLNDWLTFKPSFLIKEDFKSPTNIDVNAFMLIGDRVWLGGSYRTGTKTFKNNDQDLDVSNAWALATEIYLSEKVKVGYAHDFTLTSLREYAGHELSLGFYFFRKEESRTLSIRYF is encoded by the coding sequence ATGCGGTTAGTGCAAAATACCGGATATATGCAAAAAGTTTTACTGGTAATAATGGGTGCGTTGCTGAGCCTGAATGGCTGGGCGCAGCAAAATGCGCAGTACACGCAATATATATTCAATGGTTTAGGCATTAACCCGGCCTATGCCGGTAGTAAAGGTATTATTAACGTAAACGGGATTTACCGCACGCAATGGGTAGGTTTAGAAGGGGCTCCTACTACGCAAACCATTAGTGTAGATGGTGCCATAGCGAAACAGAAAATAGGTTTGGGCTTGCTGATAATTAACGATCGGATTGGTGCCCAAGGACAAAAAAGTGTACTAACCAATACCGCTTTCCGGATAAATGTAGCCGAAAATGCCCGGCTTGCCCTAGGAATTGCAGCAGGCATTTCGCAGTACTACACCGATGGTACTTTGTTAAATACCAACAACCCAACCTACGACCCAACCATACCTACTACCAAAATAAGCACCTTATTACCTGATACAAAAGCAGGGTTGTTTTTTAATACCGAACGTTTGTACGTGGGCCTGTCGGCTTCTAATTTAATAAATTTTAAAAATAAGTTTGTGGCAACCCCGGCCCGCCATTTTTATCTGACATCGGGGTATATTATTCCGTTAAACGATTGGCTCACCTTTAAGCCTAGTTTTTTAATTAAAGAAGATTTTAAAAGTCCCACGAATATTGATGTAAACGCTTTTATGCTGATCGGTGACCGGGTTTGGTTGGGTGGCTCTTACCGGACCGGCACGAAAACTTTTAAAAACAATGATCAGGATTTAGATGTATCGAATGCCTGGGCGTTGGCCACCGAAATTTACCTGAGCGAAAAAGTAAAGGTAGGTTACGCTCACGATTTTACCTTAACCAGCCTGCGGGAATATGCCGGGCATGAACTATCTTTAGGCTTTTACTTTTTTCGGAAAGAAGAAAGCCGGACGTTAAGTATTCGTTATTTTTAA
- a CDS encoding ice-binding family protein yields the protein MKKIILLVVAFVGFSIGGFSQVRPSLGTAADFTILAATGIYNKDVTRVSGNLGVWPGNVLQGFTAGMINGTTYLGDAAAQKAQADLEAAYNSINGLTTTPGKNLTGTSINGQILGPGIYTFDNTTTLSGTISLDAANDPNAIFIFQVKGGLITAANTTIRLLNNARRMNIFWQVTDTVNIGARANMAGSILAKNSIRLGKEAVINGGRLLSLSNKVVLNKNNPVTTSTDLGITKTKSLGANGVNPYSVGEEVTFTIVARNYGPINDYNVKIVDQLDIDLEYLGATAQSSIPGKQVNTFSYNRDSRVFQWIGAEFRNGETVTLTIKVKIKNSGGIGNTATILGTVTDDNFDNNSASIVPAICAKIPDPGTLTGPTAVCFGSNTNVFSVAAISGVQSYTWVVPSGWRIIPNVNGEPPSNTITVEVPESTSGEPVAAEGIVSVTVNNGCGDSDPAVLEVTASNLITAPPGPITTTDPDGLNPCIRTSDTYFTYRIDEVPNVTGYEWVIGTPADSTDKGGWQIVSGQNTTQIRVKAGQKEVFIWVKAINICGPSPASFIRVTPSVTNPTKPTAITGPTAVCVGSPSGVFTVTNQPGTRYIWTVPSGWSLTGQGTNQISVTAPVSAANTTGTITVAAANNCGTSEAVAISVTAVNTITAVSISSGSVTPCVNATVVYRVQALGATSFTWQASGNLELVGSTTADSVSVIIKPGGGTLSVILKNDCGANQKQSVVITPPVPISTPASIQAATAVFCTGTTGLVYSVAEVSGASGYAWKITGADGKPAAGWRITATSPDQRTITVTAGSEPAIISVSALSNCGASTAQTLTATPVKSPPPVPGTITGNANVCAGNTNLRYSIKPVPGATSYTWTIPTGSGWAIVSGQGTTQILVKAGATEGFITVRSKNICGESAVASQKAIVPSTAKPPTPGAIVASKTSVCINEPNVTFTVPAIPGVSLYAWTVPEGWAITSGQTTNSITVTAGSTGGSVYVVAYNNCGPGKSSTPLAVAVNDKPTAPVAISGETIACSGSVGNKYKVPNMPGATSYVWSLPTGWTITAGAGTSEITVAATDAAGTISVRAKNACFESDATTLAVKTSTTEPATLGPITGSSIVCRSQSEITYQVTPNADVSNYTWSVPPGWSITSGQGTPSIKVLAANNAGIISVLAKNGCGVAASPSSLPVSVSEEVALTPGAITGKNQVCGSETNLTYTIAEVNGASGYLWEVPEATGWQIVSGQGTTSITVRAGVQNGAVRVKAIGDCGPGPASTFAVNVSVLPTGPIQIIGTKEQCAGSTEQVYQIAAIPGAVTYTWQVPPDWVIEGGQGTPAIRVTVGETLGTVQVIATAACSASITGTLAVVSSVDAITTPGPIGGDSNSLICSNQTGITYSIEPVPGATAYCWELTPSAGWVITSGQGTTQIQVTAGSQPATISVRAISGCGISDVSTVDAVPGSAAEINIGAITGPGNTCSNQTELTYSIAPVGGATGYKWSLPPTWKITSGENTNKIIVTAGSQSGEISVVAFNSCITSNPATLSVTLNPAPVAPLQIKDESSACIGLVYTVDAVPGAASYNWLVPKGWRIIDGQGSTLIRVAAPENSREGIIRVTTQTGSCSSAATSLTVDPSIGSGNLQVANVFSPNGDGVNDTWTITNIQNYPDNEVVLINRWGSEVYKAKSYKNNWTGNNLTDGTYYYVLRVKVCDGTYRTQKGYVMIMR from the coding sequence ATGAAAAAAATTATACTTCTGGTTGTTGCGTTTGTTGGTTTTTCAATTGGTGGGTTTAGTCAAGTAAGGCCATCTTTAGGTACTGCTGCCGATTTTACTATTTTGGCGGCTACCGGTATTTATAACAAAGATGTTACCAGAGTAAGTGGCAATTTAGGGGTTTGGCCAGGTAACGTGCTGCAAGGATTTACAGCCGGTATGATTAATGGAACTACTTACCTGGGAGATGCTGCGGCGCAAAAAGCCCAAGCCGATTTAGAAGCAGCTTATAATTCTATTAACGGTTTAACAACTACTCCGGGCAAAAACTTAACCGGTACTTCTATTAATGGCCAGATTTTAGGGCCGGGAATTTATACTTTTGATAATACTACCACACTAAGCGGCACCATTAGCCTGGATGCGGCCAACGATCCTAATGCTATTTTTATTTTTCAGGTAAAAGGAGGTTTAATTACGGCGGCCAATACTACCATCCGTTTGTTAAATAACGCCCGGCGAATGAATATTTTCTGGCAGGTAACCGATACTGTAAATATTGGTGCTCGCGCCAATATGGCTGGTAGCATTCTGGCAAAAAATTCTATTCGATTGGGTAAAGAAGCCGTAATAAACGGAGGACGTTTGTTATCGTTGAGTAATAAAGTAGTATTAAATAAAAATAATCCGGTTACTACCTCTACCGATCTGGGAATTACTAAAACCAAAAGTTTAGGGGCTAATGGCGTAAACCCGTACTCTGTAGGCGAAGAAGTTACTTTTACGATTGTTGCCCGCAATTACGGCCCCATTAACGACTATAATGTTAAAATTGTAGACCAGTTAGATATCGATTTGGAGTACCTGGGAGCTACTGCCCAAAGTTCTATTCCGGGTAAACAGGTAAATACGTTTTCGTACAATAGAGATTCCCGCGTTTTTCAATGGATCGGTGCCGAGTTCCGGAATGGGGAAACAGTTACTCTTACCATAAAAGTTAAAATTAAAAACTCGGGTGGGATAGGCAATACGGCTACTATTCTGGGTACTGTTACCGACGATAATTTCGATAATAACTCGGCCAGTATAGTACCGGCTATTTGCGCTAAAATTCCGGATCCGGGAACACTTACTGGTCCAACGGCGGTTTGTTTCGGAAGCAATACCAACGTGTTTAGTGTAGCTGCAATTTCGGGAGTGCAATCATACACTTGGGTTGTGCCAAGTGGCTGGAGAATAATTCCGAACGTTAACGGAGAACCGCCGAGTAATACCATTACCGTAGAAGTGCCTGAGAGTACGTCGGGGGAACCAGTAGCCGCCGAAGGCATTGTTTCTGTTACGGTAAACAATGGCTGCGGCGATAGCGATCCTGCCGTTCTGGAGGTTACCGCTTCTAATCTAATTACAGCGCCTCCCGGCCCTATTACTACTACCGACCCAGACGGGTTAAACCCCTGTATCCGGACGAGCGATACTTATTTTACTTATCGAATAGACGAGGTGCCAAATGTAACCGGCTACGAGTGGGTGATCGGAACGCCCGCCGATTCAACAGATAAAGGTGGCTGGCAAATAGTTTCGGGGCAAAATACCACACAAATTAGAGTAAAAGCCGGCCAAAAAGAAGTGTTTATTTGGGTAAAAGCAATCAATATTTGCGGGCCAAGTCCTGCCAGTTTTATTCGTGTTACTCCTTCCGTGACCAATCCAACCAAACCTACTGCTATAACCGGGCCTACTGCCGTGTGCGTGGGCTCTCCAAGCGGAGTGTTTACGGTAACTAACCAACCGGGTACCCGCTACATCTGGACAGTACCATCCGGTTGGTCTTTAACCGGGCAAGGAACAAACCAAATTAGCGTAACGGCGCCTGTTTCGGCGGCTAATACTACGGGTACTATAACTGTAGCTGCAGCTAATAATTGCGGCACATCCGAAGCAGTAGCCATTTCGGTAACGGCAGTTAATACTATTACGGCTGTATCTATTTCTTCGGGTTCCGTTACTCCGTGCGTTAACGCTACTGTTGTTTACCGGGTTCAGGCATTAGGGGCAACATCTTTTACCTGGCAGGCATCAGGTAATTTAGAATTGGTTGGAAGCACAACCGCTGATTCTGTTTCGGTGATAATAAAGCCGGGAGGAGGAACCTTAAGTGTAATTTTAAAAAATGATTGTGGCGCTAACCAGAAGCAATCGGTAGTAATTACGCCCCCGGTACCAATAAGTACCCCGGCAAGCATTCAGGCAGCTACGGCTGTATTTTGCACCGGCACAACTGGGCTGGTGTACTCGGTAGCCGAAGTAAGCGGCGCCAGTGGCTATGCCTGGAAAATTACCGGAGCTGACGGTAAACCGGCGGCCGGCTGGCGAATAACGGCTACCAGCCCCGATCAGAGAACAATTACTGTAACTGCCGGCAGCGAACCCGCCATTATTTCGGTTTCGGCATTAAGCAACTGCGGCGCCAGTACCGCGCAAACATTAACGGCAACTCCCGTTAAATCGCCACCACCAGTGCCAGGTACTATTACGGGCAATGCCAATGTTTGCGCGGGCAATACCAATCTGCGGTATTCTATTAAGCCGGTGCCAGGGGCAACTTCTTATACCTGGACAATACCAACCGGCAGTGGCTGGGCCATTGTTTCGGGCCAGGGAACAACCCAGATTTTAGTGAAAGCGGGTGCTACCGAAGGCTTCATTACCGTGCGATCTAAAAATATTTGCGGCGAAAGTGCCGTGGCCAGTCAAAAAGCCATTGTTCCTTCTACTGCCAAGCCACCAACTCCCGGAGCTATTGTGGCGAGTAAAACTTCGGTTTGTATCAATGAGCCAAATGTAACTTTTACTGTTCCGGCTATACCTGGGGTTTCCTTGTACGCTTGGACTGTACCCGAAGGCTGGGCCATTACTTCCGGACAAACTACTAACAGCATTACTGTTACTGCCGGCAGTACCGGCGGATCGGTGTATGTGGTAGCTTATAACAATTGCGGACCCGGAAAAAGTAGTACCCCTCTGGCAGTTGCGGTTAATGATAAACCAACTGCTCCGGTGGCCATTTCGGGCGAAACTATTGCTTGCAGCGGCAGCGTAGGTAATAAGTATAAAGTACCGAATATGCCAGGAGCCACCAGCTATGTATGGAGCTTGCCCACCGGCTGGACGATTACGGCTGGGGCAGGAACTTCAGAAATTACCGTTGCGGCTACCGATGCTGCCGGCACTATTTCGGTAAGAGCCAAAAATGCTTGTTTTGAGAGTGATGCTACTACTTTAGCGGTGAAAACCAGCACCACCGAACCCGCCACTTTAGGGCCGATTACCGGTAGCAGCATCGTATGCCGCAGCCAATCCGAGATTACGTATCAAGTAACTCCTAATGCAGATGTATCCAACTATACCTGGTCCGTACCTCCGGGCTGGTCTATTACTTCGGGGCAAGGCACTCCGAGTATTAAAGTATTGGCCGCTAATAATGCCGGTATTATTTCAGTATTAGCAAAAAATGGCTGTGGAGTAGCTGCTAGCCCCAGCAGTTTACCGGTAAGTGTTTCGGAAGAAGTAGCGTTAACGCCTGGCGCTATTACCGGTAAAAACCAGGTTTGTGGCAGCGAAACCAATTTAACGTATACTATTGCCGAGGTAAATGGCGCTTCCGGTTATCTATGGGAAGTTCCGGAAGCAACTGGTTGGCAGATTGTTTCGGGGCAGGGTACTACTTCCATTACTGTACGGGCCGGAGTTCAAAACGGGGCTGTTCGTGTAAAAGCTATTGGGGATTGTGGGCCCGGGCCGGCAAGTACCTTCGCTGTAAATGTATCGGTGTTACCAACCGGGCCAATTCAGATTATAGGTACTAAAGAACAATGCGCTGGCAGTACCGAGCAAGTATACCAGATTGCCGCTATACCGGGTGCTGTAACCTATACCTGGCAAGTACCCCCGGATTGGGTAATCGAAGGAGGGCAGGGAACTCCCGCCATTCGGGTAACAGTCGGAGAAACGCTGGGTACAGTACAAGTAATAGCTACTGCGGCTTGTTCCGCTAGTATTACGGGTACTTTAGCCGTAGTATCGTCGGTAGATGCCATTACTACGCCAGGACCTATTGGCGGCGATAGTAATTCGTTGATTTGCAGTAATCAAACCGGTATAACGTATTCGATTGAACCAGTACCCGGGGCGACAGCTTACTGCTGGGAATTAACACCATCAGCGGGTTGGGTTATTACTTCGGGTCAAGGTACTACTCAAATTCAGGTAACAGCCGGATCGCAACCGGCTACTATTTCGGTGCGTGCCATTAGTGGCTGTGGTATCAGCGATGTTTCTACTGTAGATGCAGTTCCCGGCAGTGCTGCCGAGATTAATATTGGCGCTATCACCGGACCAGGCAATACTTGTTCGAACCAAACAGAACTAACTTATTCCATTGCACCGGTGGGAGGCGCTACCGGATACAAATGGAGTTTGCCGCCTACCTGGAAAATTACTTCCGGCGAGAACACTAATAAAATTATCGTAACTGCGGGTTCCCAATCCGGTGAAATATCCGTGGTTGCCTTTAATTCTTGTATTACCAGCAATCCGGCAACTTTATCTGTAACACTTAATCCGGCGCCGGTAGCTCCTTTGCAAATAAAAGACGAAAGCTCCGCTTGTATTGGCCTGGTTTACACCGTAGATGCCGTACCGGGCGCAGCGAGTTACAACTGGTTGGTACCAAAAGGATGGCGGATAATTGATGGACAAGGATCAACCTTAATTCGGGTGGCTGCTCCGGAAAACAGTAGAGAAGGAATAATCCGGGTAACTACGCAAACGGGCAGTTGCAGCAGCGCCGCCACTTCGTTAACCGTAGATCCGAGTATTGGTTCTGGCAACCTGCAGGTAGCCAATGTGTTTTCGCCAAACGGCGATGGCGTGAACGATACCTGGACGATTACAAATATTCAGAATTATCCGGATAACGAAGTGGTGCTGATAAACCGTTGGGGAAGTGAAGTGTACAAAGCTAAGTCGTATAAAAACAACTGGACGGGCAACAACCTGACCGATGGCACTTATTACTACGTATTACGGGTAAAAGTTTGCGACGGAACGTACAGAACCCAGAAGGGCTATGTTATGATAATGCGGTAA
- a CDS encoding ribonuclease D produces the protein MGQGLRLTGRFYSYISSEVDFLAAIPQLANAPELALDLEFDDNRYTYGLNLCLVQVATRQQCFLIDPFTIKNLEPLWELIDNPAIIKIIHSSTNDILLLKKLGCRPRGVFDTEIAARLLNYQRTSYANILQVLFNIEVDKTNQVSNWNTRPLSDAQLAYAATDVLHLHELKDVLWQELLNLERQEWLAEECRLLEDLEIKEQSDRHLKLKGSERLTYFQQHLLKQLFLFRNQLAQKTNRPPAMVIANETLVALALQPVSDFRSWQATKGLMGQLKENQTFREYRQVLDAAEQEAEDLQLTHQRPFRPRRPEPLISNDESVVRRQKIQVVQSHIAQAVGDNVVNMILPAAMINEYAEGKPLEYKKEYARQVIEQTAADLHITL, from the coding sequence ATGGGTCAAGGGTTGCGGCTTACCGGTCGTTTTTATTCTTATATTTCATCCGAGGTTGATTTTCTGGCGGCTATTCCGCAATTAGCCAACGCACCGGAACTGGCATTGGATTTAGAATTTGACGATAACCGGTACACTTACGGGTTAAATTTATGTTTAGTGCAGGTGGCTACCCGTCAGCAATGCTTCCTGATAGATCCGTTTACGATTAAAAACCTGGAACCACTTTGGGAGTTAATTGATAATCCGGCTATAATTAAAATTATTCATTCGTCTACGAATGATATTCTTCTTTTAAAAAAATTAGGTTGTCGCCCGCGGGGTGTTTTTGATACCGAAATTGCGGCTCGCTTGTTAAATTACCAGCGTACCTCTTACGCTAATATTCTGCAAGTCCTTTTTAACATTGAAGTAGATAAAACCAACCAGGTAAGTAACTGGAATACCCGCCCCTTATCTGATGCCCAACTGGCTTATGCCGCTACAGATGTGTTGCATTTGCACGAGTTAAAAGACGTGCTTTGGCAAGAACTTTTAAACTTAGAGCGCCAGGAATGGCTCGCCGAAGAATGCCGGCTATTAGAAGATTTAGAAATAAAAGAACAGTCTGACCGGCATTTAAAATTAAAAGGTTCGGAGCGGCTAACGTACTTCCAGCAACACTTATTAAAGCAACTTTTCCTTTTCCGTAACCAACTGGCTCAGAAAACGAACCGCCCCCCGGCCATGGTAATTGCCAACGAAACGCTGGTGGCATTGGCTCTGCAGCCAGTTTCGGATTTTAGAAGTTGGCAGGCTACTAAAGGCTTAATGGGGCAGTTAAAAGAGAATCAAACCTTCCGGGAGTACCGGCAGGTATTAGATGCTGCCGAACAAGAAGCCGAAGACCTGCAATTAACCCATCAGCGACCTTTCCGGCCCCGCCGGCCGGAGCCACTAATAAGCAACGACGAATCAGTGGTGCGGCGGCAGAAAATCCAGGTTGTGCAAAGTCATATTGCACAAGCAGTAGGAGATAATGTAGTAAATATGATTTTGCCCGCTGCCATGATTAACGAGTATGCCGAAGGTAAGCCCCTGGAATATAAGAAAGAGTATGCCCGCCAAGTAATTGAGCAAACCGCCGCAGACTTACATATCACTTTATAA
- a CDS encoding arylesterase, producing the protein MRTYLNLLFASFFVLLASGCNNGNSEEKSAVAGQSVPAEKKKPVVMKSILFFGNSLTAGYGLQPSEAFPALIQKKIDSLNLPYKVINAGLSGETSAGGKSRIDWLLKQPVDVFVLELGANDGLRGIPPQSTKDNLQAIIDKVKAKYPEVKIVLAGMEIPPSMGGAYAAQFRVVFRQLAEKNNIAFIPFLLEGVAGERSLNQGDGVHPTAKGQEILAKNTWEVLKEVL; encoded by the coding sequence GTGCGTACTTATTTAAACCTTCTTTTTGCGTCTTTTTTCGTACTACTGGCTTCTGGCTGTAATAACGGCAACTCCGAAGAAAAAAGTGCTGTGGCCGGGCAGTCGGTACCTGCTGAAAAGAAGAAACCTGTAGTTATGAAAAGTATTTTATTTTTTGGTAATAGTTTAACAGCTGGTTACGGCTTGCAGCCTTCCGAAGCTTTCCCGGCCTTGATTCAAAAAAAAATAGATTCATTAAACCTGCCTTATAAGGTAATAAATGCGGGCTTAAGCGGCGAAACCTCGGCGGGTGGTAAGAGCCGGATTGATTGGCTTTTAAAACAACCTGTAGACGTATTTGTGCTGGAATTGGGTGCTAACGATGGTTTACGGGGTATTCCGCCTCAATCTACGAAAGATAATTTGCAGGCCATTATTGATAAAGTTAAAGCCAAGTACCCGGAGGTTAAAATTGTGCTCGCGGGCATGGAGATTCCACCCAGTATGGGCGGTGCTTACGCCGCGCAGTTCCGGGTAGTATTTAGGCAACTAGCCGAAAAAAATAACATAGCTTTTATTCCGTTTTTGCTCGAAGGAGTAGCCGGAGAACGTAGTTTAAACCAAGGCGACGGCGTGCATCCAACGGCTAAAGGTCAGGAAATATTGGCGAAAAACACCTGGGAAGTTTTAAAAGAGGTATTGTAA
- a CDS encoding ABC transporter ATP-binding protein: MAILRVEQLGKSYRSGGKELPVLQNISFSLNAGDTFAIVGPSGSGKTTLLGLCAGLDAATTGSVELNGIRLEQLSEDERAQVRNQHVGFIFQNFQLIPTLTALENVMVPLELRGEKNVGKRALELLERVGLHNRHHHYPTQLSGGEQQRVALARAFSNQPKILFADEPTGNLDAETSEKVVNLLFELNREQGTTLVLVTHDMELAGKTQRLIRVKGGQVISDSVMA; encoded by the coding sequence GTGGCAATACTACGCGTGGAGCAGCTCGGTAAATCGTACCGGAGCGGCGGCAAAGAGCTTCCTGTTTTACAAAATATTTCTTTTTCCCTGAACGCCGGCGATACCTTTGCTATTGTAGGCCCATCCGGAAGCGGCAAAACGACTTTACTTGGTTTATGCGCCGGTTTAGATGCCGCCACTACCGGTTCCGTGGAATTAAACGGCATCCGATTAGAACAGCTCTCGGAAGATGAACGGGCCCAGGTCCGGAACCAACACGTAGGTTTTATTTTTCAGAATTTTCAATTAATACCCACGCTTACGGCCTTAGAAAATGTAATGGTGCCGTTGGAATTACGCGGCGAAAAAAATGTTGGAAAAAGAGCTTTGGAGTTACTCGAACGGGTAGGTTTGCACAACCGCCATCATCATTACCCTACGCAACTTTCTGGTGGCGAGCAACAGCGGGTAGCTTTAGCCCGTGCTTTTTCTAACCAGCCCAAAATTTTATTTGCCGATGAGCCTACCGGAAACCTGGATGCCGAAACCAGCGAAAAAGTAGTAAATCTGCTTTTTGAACTAAACCGCGAGCAAGGCACAACCTTGGTTTTAGTTACCCACGACATGGAACTGGCCGGCAAAACGCAACGACTCATCCGGGTAAAAGGCGGTCAAGTTATTTCGGATTCGGTAATGGCTTAA